Proteins co-encoded in one Arachis stenosperma cultivar V10309 chromosome 7, arast.V10309.gnm1.PFL2, whole genome shotgun sequence genomic window:
- the LOC130939218 gene encoding UPF0481 protein At3g47200-like: MENDVAIELEAMLKKAQPLFTTKSCCIYKVPHQIRQSSEDAYTPVLVSIGPLHHGNSRLVTMEGHKQFYCQHFIQRSEASLTDLVSCVKQLELQIRACYSEKIEITVDELVKVILIDCCFIIELFLRDYEGTTEDDLIFSKDWMEFRVMHDLLLLENQVPLFVVEKIYNLAFASPLHGGGFPSFMWFAVSYFSYHNKQSVLTPASSSIAHFTDLLRYFHLPPSHTTLLRNPGSLVLGHSASELVEAGVKFQVNKSSHCILDLEFEDGVLKIPHIIVYDGTEVWLRNIVALEQCHYPRDHYITDYVSFLAKLVNSNKDANVLIKAGIIESMVSGNDTSVAKLFTDVDKNIIIVNYNVNYLRIHHDLNTYYKHPCRTKIATLRRDYFTTPWKTVASIAGIVLLLLTVIQTVCSILQLHS; this comes from the coding sequence ATGGAGAATGATGTAGCTATAGAGCTTGAAGCAATGCTGAAGAAGGCACAACCTTTGTTTACAACCAAAAGCTGCTGCATCTATAAAGTGCCCCATCAAATCCGCCAATCAAGCGAAGATGCATACACCCCGGTGCTTGTTTCAATTGGCCCTCTGCATCACGGGAATTCTAGACTGGTAACCATGGAAGGGCACAAACAGTTTTATTGTCAACATTTCATTCAAAGATCGGAGGCAAGTTTGACCGATTTGGTGAGTTGCGTGAAACAATTGGAACTACAAATCCGTGCATGTTACTCGGAGAAGATCGAGATCACAGTAGATGAATTGGTGAAGGTGATATTGATAGACTGTTGTTTCATAATTGAGCTTTTTCTCAGAGATTATGAGGGGACAACAGAGGATGATCTTATCTTCTCAAAAGATTGGATGGAATTTCGGGTAATGCATGATTTGTTATTACTTGAGAACCAAGTTCCTTTGTTTGTTGTTGAGAAAATATACAATCTAGCTTTTGCTTCTCCCTTACATGGTGGTGGATTCCCTTCATTTATGTGGTTTGCTGTTAGTTATTTTTCATATCACAACAAACAAAGTGTGTTAACACCGGCTAGTAGTAGTATAGCACACTTCACTGATCTGCTTAGATATTTCCACTTGCCACCATCTCATACAACACTTCTAAGGAACCCTGGATCGTTAGTCCTTGGTCACAGTGCATCTGAGTTAGTTGAAGCAGGAGTCAAGTTCCAAGTAAATAAATCAAGCCATTGCATACTTGACTTGGAATTTGAAGATGGTGTTCTCAAAATCCCACATATTATAGTGTATGATGGGACTGAAGTTTGGTTGAGGAACATTGTGGCTTTAGAGCAGTGTCACTATCCTCGAGATCACTACATCACTGACTACGTTTCCTTCCTTGCTAAACTTGTCAACTCAAATAAGGATGCGAATGTCCTCATCAAAGCTGGAATAATTGAGAGTATGGTGAGTGGTAATGACACTTCAGTGGCTAAGCTATTCACCGATgttgataaaaatattataatagtaAATTATAATGTTAATTATCTCCGAATTCATCATGACTTGAATACTTACTACAAACATCCCTGTCGCACTAAAATAGCAACTCTGAGACGTGATTATTTCACCACTCCATGGAAGACAGTAGCTTCTATTGCTGGAATTGTATTGCTCCTTCTTACTGTTATTCAGACTGTATGTTCCATTCTCCAGCTTCATTCTTAA